The Streptomyces sp. NBC_00691 genome has a segment encoding these proteins:
- the yajC gene encoding preprotein translocase subunit YajC: MSIVTLLPFIVLIGAMFLMTRSAKKKQQAAAQMRNEMQPGTGVRTIGGMYATVKEIGDETVLLEVAPGVHAVYAKNAIGAVLEDSEYNRIVHGDDESSDSDTVVPDDASSLTETAEATETVEDAPKADLTKKSDVSDAAEGQKDGKADGETDAK, from the coding sequence GTGAGCATCGTGACCCTCCTCCCCTTCATCGTCCTCATCGGGGCCATGTTCCTGATGACCCGCTCTGCCAAGAAGAAGCAGCAGGCGGCGGCGCAGATGCGCAACGAGATGCAGCCCGGCACCGGCGTACGGACGATCGGGGGGATGTACGCCACCGTCAAGGAGATCGGCGACGAGACCGTCCTCCTCGAGGTCGCGCCCGGCGTCCACGCCGTCTACGCCAAGAACGCGATCGGCGCCGTCCTCGAGGACTCCGAGTACAACCGCATCGTCCACGGTGACGACGAGAGCTCGGACTCCGACACCGTCGTCCCGGACGACGCGTCGTCGCTGACCGAGACCGCCGAGGCCACGGAGACGGTCGAGGACGCGCCGAAGGCCGATCTGACGAAGAAGTCGGACGTGTCCGACGCTGCGGAGGGCCAGAAAGACGGCAAGGCCGACGGCGAGACCGACGCGAAGTAG